A region of the Cytophagia bacterium CHB2 genome:
TTATCGCAGCAAGCCTGCCGGGGCATGGCGACGATAAGACGCCCGCCTCGGAAGTCACGATGCAGGCATACGTCCAGCACATCGTCGAGCTTCTCGACCGGCAAGCGCATCCGGTCGTGCTGGTCGGGCATAGCATGAGCGGCGCTGTCATCAGTCAGGTCGCCGAGGAGCGGCCCGAAAAAGTCGCGCAGCTTGTGTTCGTCGCGGCGTTTTTGTTGCGCTCAGGCGAAAGCGTGCTGCAAGCGATGCAGTCGGACAAGCACGGCAAATTGCTGCCGCACGTGCGTTTCACCGCAGACCAGTCCGGCGGCATTATCGACGAAGCGGCAGTGCGCGATTTCATCTACAACGAAACACCGGAAGATCGCCGGCGCCTGGCAACGCCACGATTGCTGCCCAGCCAACCGATTCAGCCACTCGGTGTGCCGGTGCGCCTGAGCGAAGCGCGCTTTGGGCGGGTGCCGCGCGCCTATGCCAAATGCCAGCACGACTGGCTGCTCAGTCCGGCTGCGCAGG
Encoded here:
- a CDS encoding alpha/beta fold hydrolase, which translates into the protein MATYILVHGAWHGAWAWQEVAPALEAGGHKVIAASLPGHGDDKTPASEVTMQAYVQHIVELLDRQAHPVVLVGHSMSGAVISQVAEERPEKVAQLVFVAAFLLRSGESVLQAMQSDKHGKLLPHVRFTADQSGGIIDEAAVRDFIYNETPEDRRRLATPRLLPSQPIQPLGVPVRLSEARFGRVPRAYAKCQHDWLLSPAAQEQMLAAWPCDRVFLLEADHVPFFSKPAELSAALLSLAPEKD